Genomic DNA from Mycolicibacterium helvum:
CCGCTGGTGACCTTGCGGCGTTGGGCATCACCAATCAGCGGGAGACCACGCTGGTGTGGAACCGCAAGACGGGCCGGCCGTACTACAACGCGATCGTCTGGCAAGACACCCGCACCGACAAGATCGCGGCCGCGCTGGATCGCGACGGCCGCGGCGACATCATCCGGCGCAAGGCCGGGCTGCCCCCGGCCACCTACTTCTCCGGCGGCAAGCTGCAGTGGATCCTGGAAAATGTCGACGGCGTGCGCGCCGACGCCGAACGCGGTGACGCCCTGTTCGGCACCCCCGACACCTGGGTGCTGTGGAACCTCACCGGCGGAACAAAAGGTGGCGTGCACGTCACCGACGTGACCAACGCCAGCCGCACCATGCTGATGAACCTGGAGACCCTGGACTGGGACGACGAATTGTTGGGGCTCTTCGGGATTCCGCGTGCGATGCTGCCCGAGATCCGGCCGTCGTCGTCCCCGGAGCCCTACGGGATCACCCACCCCGGTGGTCCTGCTGGCGGGGAGGTGCCGCTGACGGCCAGCCTCGGCGACCAGCAGGCGGCGATGGTGGGGCAGGTGTGTCTGGCGCCGGGGGAGGCAAAGAACACCTACGGCACTGGGAACTTCCTGCTGCTCAACACTGGCGAGAAGATCGTGCGAAGCGAGAACGGGTTGCTGACCACCGTGTGCTACCAGTTCGGGGACGCCAAACCGGTTTACGCCCTTGAAGGTTCGATAGCAGTGACGGGCTCGGCGGTGCAGTGGCTGCGCGATCAGCTGGGCATTATCAGCGGTGCCTCGCAGAGTGAGGCGCTCGCCGCGCAGGTCGACGACAACGGCGGCGTCTACTTCGTGCCTGCGTTCTCGGGCTTGTTCGCGCCCTATTGGCGCTCGGATGCGCGCGGGGCGATCGTCGGCCTGTCCCGCTACAACTCCAATGCGCATGTGGCCCGGGCAACGCTGGAGGCGATCTGCTACCAGAGCCGCGACGTCGTCGATGCGATGGAAGCGGATTCCGGTGTGCACCTTGAGGTTCTGAAGGTCGACGGCGGTGTCACCCAGAACGAATTGTGCATGCAGATCCAGGCCGACGTGCTCGGGGTCGACGTGGTGCGTCCGGTCGTCGCCGAGACGACGGCACTGGGAGCGGCCTACGCAGCTGGGCTCGCGGTCGGATTCTGGGCGGATCCCGATGACCTTCGGGCCAATTGGCAGGAGGATCGCCGGTGGTCACCGGCCTGGAGTTCCGAGCAGCGCGAGGCTGGCTACGCCGGCTGGCGCAAGGCCGTCCAGCGCACGCTGGACTGGGTCGAGGTCTGACGACTTGGGCGCGGTTACGTGCGCTGTACGCCCGAAACCGCGCCCAAGCCAGCGTGGTTACTCCGATTCGCCGAGGATCTGGTAGATCTCGCGACGCGCATTGTTGACGATGTCGACGATGCGCTGCTGCTGTTCGGCGTTGGCCGCGAAAGCGGCTTGCCGTACGGCGCCGAACAACTGGCCCACAGCGGCACGGATGTTGATCTGGCCGGGGTCGGCGCCTTCAGTGATCTCGTCCCACGGTGCGGTCTCGATCTTCTCGACGGCGGCATGTCCTTCGTCGGTCAGCTCGAAAAGTTTCTTGCTGCCTTCGGATTCGGTTGCCACCAGCAGACCTTCGTCGACCAGCAGCTGCAGGGTGGGGTACACCGAGCCGGGGCTCGGCTTCCACAGGTCCTGGCTCCGTTCGGCGATCTCCTGGATCATCTCGTAGCCGTGCATCGGCCGTTCGGCCAGCAACTTGAGGATTGCGGCCCGCACGTCGCCGCGCTTACCGCGTCCACGGCTATGTCCGCGGCGACCGCCGCGTCCACCGCCGGGGCCGAAGCCGGGGCCGAAACCCGGGCCGAAGCCGGGGCCGAAACTTGGGCCAAAGCCCGGACCGAACCCGCCGCGCGGGCCGAAGGGGGGACCGTCGTGGTGGTCGCCGTGCTCGTGGAACTGCTCGCGCAGTTCCTCACGCAACTGGTCGCGGTGCTCGCGACGGCCGCGGCGGTGTCCGCGACCCGCGGGGGCAAAGCCGAAGCCGGGACCGAAGCCGGGGCCGAAACCCGGGCCGAAGCCGGGGCGGCCCATGTCAGGGCCACCGAACTGGGGAAATGGGGTGTTCATAGAGGTTCTCGTTTCTGGTCAGGGAACGCCGAATGCGCTTCCGATACGTTGACGATATATCGGAAACTATCGCGATGCAACGGTCAGTTTGACTTTTTGTCGATTTCCTTGACCAACCAGCGCGCCCAGTCGGCCTCCATCGCTTCGGCGCGCAGCCCGAACTCCAGGGCTGCGCGCCCGTAGAAGCCGGCGGGGTTGGCGTCCCAGTCGAGGGTGTCGCGCAGCTGCTCGTAGCGGGCGTGTTCGCTTTCGGCGCGCTCGGCCACTGACACCACGTAGGCCCTGGCCTGCTCCGTTGTCATCTCGCCAAGGAGGAACACCCGGAGCAGCTCGGCGCTGCGGTAGGGCGGGTCGTCCTGTGGATTGGTCATCCAGCGCAGCAGGTCCGCACGGCCGGCGTCGGTGACCCGGTACTCCTTTCGGCCGCGCGGGCCGATGTCGCTGACCTCGATCAGCCCGCCGTCGGCCAGCTTGTTGAGCTCGCCGTAGAGCTGGCTCTGGGTCGCGGGCCAGACGTTGGCCATCGAGATTTCGAACCGTTTGAGCAGGTCGTACCCGCTGCCGGGCCGCTGGGCCAGTAGGCCGAGTGCCGCGTACCGAAGACTCACCGACCCATCGTAGAGCTCGACATGTCAGTTGTGGAGTATCTGATAGTTCATCATTGACATGTCAGCAATGGACTGTCAAAGTTGTCGGCATGACGGACATCACCACCGGTTCAGCCAACTTGCCTACCGAGGGCCAGTTCTTTGAGCGTGGCAACTACGCGCCGGTGCCGGACGAACTCACCGAATACGACCTGCCCGTCGACGGAGCGATTCCACCCGAGCTCGACGGTTGGTATCTGCGCAACGGGCCGAACCCGCGTGAGGCAACCGGCCACTGGTTCACCGGCGACGGGATGATCCACGGTGTTCGCATCGAGGGCGGCGCGGCCAAGTGGTACCGCAACCGCTGGGTGCGCACCGACAGCTTCATCGATCCGTTTCCCCTCTACCGCGAGGACGGGACCCGCGACTTGCGGGCCGCGGTCGCAAACACCCACGTCGTCAACCACGCCGGCAAGACACTGGCGCTGGTCGAATCGTCACTGCCGTACGAGGTCACCAACGACCTGGAGACGGTCGGCTGCTACGACTTCGGCGGCAAGCTGGTCGACTCGATGACCGCCCATCCCAAGATCTGTCCGACCACCGGCGAGCTCCATTTCTTCGGCTACGGCAGCATCTTCGCCCCGCACGTCACCTATCACCGTGCCGACGCCAGCGGCGAGCTGACGATCAACCGTCCGGTCGACGTCAAGGCGCTGACGATGATGCACGACTTCGCCCTGACCGCGAAGCACGTCATCTTCATGGACCTGCCGATCGTGTTCAACCTCGACATCGCCCTGGCGGGCGAGGGTGATATGCCCTACCGATGGGACGACAACTACGGCGCCCGGCTGGGGGTGCTGCGCCGCGACGATCCGTTCGGCGAGATCCGCTGGTTCGAGATCGATCCGTGCTATGTCTTCCACGTCGCCAATGCCCACGAGGGTGCCGACGGTAAATCGATTGTCCTGCAAGCAGTTCGGTACGCTGAGCTGTGGCGTGACAACGGCGGCTTCGACGCGAACGCGGTGCTGTGGAGCTGGACCATCGATCTGCAGAACGGCACCGTCAGCGAGCGCCAGCTCGACGACCGGGCGGTGGAGTTCCCGCGGATCGACGACCGGCTGGCGGGTCTGCCGGCCCGCTACTCGGTTTCGGTCGGCGACGCCAGCCTGGTGCGCCACGACCTGACCACCGGTAGTGCCGTCGAACATCGCTTCGCCACCGGGTTGGTGCCGGGTGGTCCGGGGGAGGCAGTCTTCGTTCCGTCGGCGTCGGGACCTGCCGATGAGAGCAACGGCTGGTATCTCGGCTACGTGTACGACGCCGTGCGCGACGGCAGTGATCTGGTGATCCTGGACGCCTCCGATTTCGCCGGTAAGCCGATCGCCCGGATCCAGCTGCCGCGCCGCGTTCCCTACGGCTTCCACGGCAACTGGATTCCTGCTTAGCGGAGATGGTTTCGGGCCTTCCGGCCGCAGTGCGTCCGCAGTGGAAGAACGGTCGGGCGCGCCCTTACCGATGACGCGGGCCGGGAGGTCGCCGTAGCGACGCCGCGGACGGAATCCTCACAGACCCGCTAATAGTCAGCGACCTCTTTCCCGGTTGCCCAGCGCGCCGAGTTGTCAGCAAGCGAAGGTACTGTCCAGATCCTTCACGGCACTTGACTGTCGGCACCGACCGTCACCTGTGTGCTGACGGCAGCGCAAAGGGATCCAATGTTGTTGAGCGGGCGATGTGGCCGCGGGCGTGCGCGGGGAATTCGCTAGTTAAATTGAATCCCCAGTATCTGGAAGATGATAACGACGCCAATGATGTACACGTCTATAACGGCTCCGGTCACGACTGCACTGATGTGCACGACGGCCGAATGAATGGCATCGGACAATGCAGTGATGGCCGCGGTGAGTGGGTTCAAGGCAGTCGCGGTTGCGGTGGATGCCGCCTGTTCGTGGGCCGATGGCTGGTTCGCCGGGTGGGGCGGGCCGGCTGACAATTCATGGACGGTGCGGGGCGCTGGAACGGAGCTGACTTCACGGGCGGGGGTAGCCACCCCGATAAGCGTGCTCGCCGTGATCAGAGCCGTTGACGCGTTGTGCCGTGGGCGGGCAGCCGCGATCGGTTTGGATGCGCTGCCAGGGGAGTGAGCCAACGAGACTGTGTGATGGGAGTTGTTGTTTCCTGCGCCAGCGGTGTCGGCGTTCGCCACCCCCGCCCCAAAACTCAGTGCCGCAGTACCCAAGCCGATAGTCAGCGCACCGGTGGCCAACCAATGCTTGGTCTTGCTCCGCGAAATCGACTGAACGCCAGCAACCACAGCGACCCCCCGGCGCCGATCCTCAATGTTGTCGCCGTCAAAGCTACGCCTGGTCCACTCGACTCAAAGTACCTCTAGTGGAAACGTGCAGGATCTTCACAGGCTGGAGAACTTGGCAATCCCGTCCGCGGACCACGGCCCACCTTGGGGGCGGCGTCTTTTCGCGCTGCATTGCGCTGCCATCGTCTGCCGCGCCCCACCGTGGAAACTGTCCCTCTGGTGGCCGCAAGCCTCGGTCGCTACGTTGATCGCCCTTGGTATCAATGAAGATCGATGGAGGCGAGCATGGCCGGGAAGTTTGAGATCACGAAGGACAAGGCGGGCAAGTTCCGGTTCCGGCTAAAGGCCGGCAACGGTGAGATCATCGCGGTATCAGAGGCTTACGAGACGAAGGCCAGCGCGAACAACGGCATCGAGTCGGTCAAGAAGAACGCGCCCGACGCTGCTGTCGTTGACTTGAGCGAGTGATTCGGTAGGGGTTAAGTCAGGGCGACCTAACCTCGCTGGCGCGACGCCCGCACCAACGATCAGGCCGACCGCCTTGGACCGCGGCATTCGTCTCGGCGTGGATGTCGCGTGCGTGGCTGGCCCGGCGGGATAAATGTGGGTGGGGTGCGATTGCATTCGCAGCAGAGTCTGATTCCTGCCTAGCGGTACCGCGTCGCGCACGCCGAGCCCCATGTTGGAACGATGTGACCCCATGGGTGACTTCAGTGCGCTGCCCGGCACCGCGATCGTCGTCGGCGGCAGCGGCGGGATCGGGACGGCGATCGTCGCGATGCTGGCCGCGCGGGGGTCGCGGGTGGCCTTCACCTACTACGGCAATGAAAGCAAGGCAGCCGAAATCGCTACCGGTGACGTCAGCGCGCAGCGGCTGGACATCACCGACGCCGCGGCGGTTCGGCGGGTGATCGATTCGTTCGCGGAGCAGGCCGGCGGGGTGCACACCGTGGTCCACGCTGCCGGATCCCACGTGCCCATGCGTCACCTCAGCACCGTCGAGCCGGATCGCTTCGATCAGCAGCTCGGCACCGATGCCGGCGGCTTCTTCAACGTCGTCGCGGCATCTCTCCCGCACCTGCGGAGCTCAAAGGGCAATCTGGTGGCGGTGACAACCGCGGCGACGCGGCGCTTCGCCGTGCGGGACGGACTATCGGTCGCCCCCAAAGCCGCGATCGAGGCTCTGATCCGCGGTATCGCCGCCGAGGAGGGCAGATTCGGGGTGCGCGCCAACTGTGTCGGCCCCGGCATGCTCGTCGAGGGTAACGCGCAGCGGCTGATCGCCGACGGCGACCTCGACCAGAAGGCGCTCGATGCCGCGCGCCGTAACACCCCCTTGGGCCGCTTCGGCTCTGCCACCGACGTCGCCGAAGCGGTGTGCTTTCTCGCCTCGCCGCGGGCGGGGTTCGTGACCGGCCAAAAGCTCGATGTAGACGGAGGTTACGGTGTCTGATCGGCGGGCCGATATCCATGCGATTCGCGATGTGGTCGCACTGTATTGCCGTGGCGTCGACCGCCTCGACCTCGACCTGGTGCGACAGGCCTACCACCCTGACGGGATCGACCACCACACCGGTTTCGACGGGACGGTTGAGGAGTTCGTGCCGTGGCTCCGTAAGAATCTTGAGTTCATCGCGGGGACAATGCATTTCATCGGAAACCATCATGTCGACTTCGCCGGCGATGATGTCGCCGTCAGCGAGACATACTTGATGGCAACGCATTGGGGCCGCCCCGACCAGGATCAGCGAGCCAACTTCACCACCGGTGCACGCTACGTCGACCTGATGGAACGCCGAGGCGGCCGATGGGCGATCGCCGAACGCTGGGCCGTGCGCGAATGGACCCGTCCTGATGTGTTCGTCCCAGC
This window encodes:
- a CDS encoding PadR family transcriptional regulator; translated protein: MNTPFPQFGGPDMGRPGFGPGFGPGFGPGFGFAPAGRGHRRGRREHRDQLREELREQFHEHGDHHDGPPFGPRGGFGPGFGPSFGPGFGPGFGPGFGPGGGRGGRRGHSRGRGKRGDVRAAILKLLAERPMHGYEMIQEIAERSQDLWKPSPGSVYPTLQLLVDEGLLVATESEGSKKLFELTDEGHAAVEKIETAPWDEITEGADPGQINIRAAVGQLFGAVRQAAFAANAEQQQRIVDIVNNARREIYQILGESE
- a CDS encoding carotenoid oxygenase family protein — translated: MTDITTGSANLPTEGQFFERGNYAPVPDELTEYDLPVDGAIPPELDGWYLRNGPNPREATGHWFTGDGMIHGVRIEGGAAKWYRNRWVRTDSFIDPFPLYREDGTRDLRAAVANTHVVNHAGKTLALVESSLPYEVTNDLETVGCYDFGGKLVDSMTAHPKICPTTGELHFFGYGSIFAPHVTYHRADASGELTINRPVDVKALTMMHDFALTAKHVIFMDLPIVFNLDIALAGEGDMPYRWDDNYGARLGVLRRDDPFGEIRWFEIDPCYVFHVANAHEGADGKSIVLQAVRYAELWRDNGGFDANAVLWSWTIDLQNGTVSERQLDDRAVEFPRIDDRLAGLPARYSVSVGDASLVRHDLTTGSAVEHRFATGLVPGGPGEAVFVPSASGPADESNGWYLGYVYDAVRDGSDLVILDASDFAGKPIARIQLPRRVPYGFHGNWIPA
- the glpK gene encoding glycerol kinase GlpK, with the protein product MADFVASIDQGTTSTRCMIFDHKGTEVGRHQLEHEQILPQSGWVEHNPVEIWERTQTVVQSALNTTKLAAGDLAALGITNQRETTLVWNRKTGRPYYNAIVWQDTRTDKIAAALDRDGRGDIIRRKAGLPPATYFSGGKLQWILENVDGVRADAERGDALFGTPDTWVLWNLTGGTKGGVHVTDVTNASRTMLMNLETLDWDDELLGLFGIPRAMLPEIRPSSSPEPYGITHPGGPAGGEVPLTASLGDQQAAMVGQVCLAPGEAKNTYGTGNFLLLNTGEKIVRSENGLLTTVCYQFGDAKPVYALEGSIAVTGSAVQWLRDQLGIISGASQSEALAAQVDDNGGVYFVPAFSGLFAPYWRSDARGAIVGLSRYNSNAHVARATLEAICYQSRDVVDAMEADSGVHLEVLKVDGGVTQNELCMQIQADVLGVDVVRPVVAETTALGAAYAAGLAVGFWADPDDLRANWQEDRRWSPAWSSEQREAGYAGWRKAVQRTLDWVEV
- a CDS encoding SDR family NAD(P)-dependent oxidoreductase is translated as MGDFSALPGTAIVVGGSGGIGTAIVAMLAARGSRVAFTYYGNESKAAEIATGDVSAQRLDITDAAAVRRVIDSFAEQAGGVHTVVHAAGSHVPMRHLSTVEPDRFDQQLGTDAGGFFNVVAASLPHLRSSKGNLVAVTTAATRRFAVRDGLSVAPKAAIEALIRGIAAEEGRFGVRANCVGPGMLVEGNAQRLIADGDLDQKALDAARRNTPLGRFGSATDVAEAVCFLASPRAGFVTGQKLDVDGGYGV
- a CDS encoding nuclear transport factor 2 family protein encodes the protein MSDRRADIHAIRDVVALYCRGVDRLDLDLVRQAYHPDGIDHHTGFDGTVEEFVPWLRKNLEFIAGTMHFIGNHHVDFAGDDVAVSETYLMATHWGRPDQDQRANFTTGARYVDLMERRGGRWAIAERWAVREWTRPDVFVPAERPGPRGRRGADDPLSVLLKRFDL
- a CDS encoding YegP family protein, translating into MAGKFEITKDKAGKFRFRLKAGNGEIIAVSEAYETKASANNGIESVKKNAPDAAVVDLSE
- a CDS encoding PadR family transcriptional regulator codes for the protein MSLRYAALGLLAQRPGSGYDLLKRFEISMANVWPATQSQLYGELNKLADGGLIEVSDIGPRGRKEYRVTDAGRADLLRWMTNPQDDPPYRSAELLRVFLLGEMTTEQARAYVVSVAERAESEHARYEQLRDTLDWDANPAGFYGRAALEFGLRAEAMEADWARWLVKEIDKKSN